One genomic region from Lineus longissimus chromosome 6, tnLinLong1.2, whole genome shotgun sequence encodes:
- the LOC135489410 gene encoding uncharacterized protein LOC135489410 isoform X1 translates to MACRDEECDELENWNPMADDYNDPEFNSYQRGPAKNLTKASINKDKNNFSIYIAGIPKDLNKEGLEYLFQKVGKIKSSYIHDQRADKDDKVGFVNFETQHEMEEAIRVYNGYEIGRFRLRISVALTKEEKEKRRADIAARLANDLDDYDMDEGRDSAKENKAPPRGRESRPLRENRSYHQNSSSQQNMFPRNRFESRGKGRGYSFGNDYPRPQRGNFSNPGYYPNEGPMMPMQQIGYGRGSPGCIPPQHMQQGFMDFAGAGPMNSMGGMMSQYGFGRGGGMPFQGGRGISPYGAVSPGFNRGYPGMGAGDFSQVGPVYSDMSDLDTSFGAYSDMPPPERFKSSFLEKAVNTKAMAIPRIEDRKPVAPRPQKKCCVCEALTRKYCKKCKMHYCSSECQRKDWDAHKSICAKLAENSRFEEQFDVEVGEGFIEKLQRKLELVDLSSNSDVGDELRRIAPYYLQEERKRVYLRDFPIQELHVGGEQEFVPVHVVYFEQPREFYIQYKHSANWRLYEKSKASMEQVYSRSTPTGYVPEDDEIVVVEDRKQWKRGAIHTVRTEKDKTVKYVVHLIDEGSKVEVQIDKLRRVNEELTKLPCQAVTCCLSDIQPMDGVFFGNEACNVTMNWLKANASVLECRVVGNFNNKRHVLLRANNVMLHTFLLEKKLVAVRELASRASQNNKRTECSPAQGPRQLDNARSPGEQNEKVLSDARERNTSKDSSKTQSDSSTKTRAPSGKFTVNSIESIYKSGSYFKGIPIECKSPTDFWVQVCCLDSKIEKYKELFADLNKRFYGVKNTTYRPEVGDFIIAPYDRESSRACVLDMRNDKFKVRFIDFGNTAVVPLEDVHPADFNSSYLYSVGVNCALAGVEEVKTEPWSQFAIDTFFSSFEKDVSVEFKVVKRSQDILEVEVHCEGRLLNEEFVRRCKNGPSPDRPLGKGAKKSTPKRNSQQKTGKQKKGSSPKNSQTAKGSPPRKESPTATQSKPAAVQQPKPRAQAIKPTIPARRMELGEPFQALPVVVISAEEFYVQPMAAAEEYGALCDAMEEYYSQHASPVSAAVGELVVAPFLGQFYRGRVENVDTGTGNVVVHFLDFGNKDPVEKDKIFAIQPEFMATPLIALSCRLANAPNGWSCGDNAIATIKELIPENTEIVTTVVEYVGDGAVVDFQTGSTTVSAIMTEAGFAKEASAKNAVGPTASPVSVPVPSRPAPERIPVASRRQASPNLKYVVERLAIGEEYQGLVTHCVSPAEIYVQTVLADIVQDFVDMSGPLVAKYSALGPNTTFRPSLGELVATTFAGDWCRAQVLTVSGNQCTLYFIDYGNEEAVLIENVYNLDAEFLTCVVPVVQCRVAGINGTANGSWSGSDIAAFGEMVLNNAIYIIEVVAIEGGVVDVDIFDCERTRNFRSELLMGGHAVEAGCPVVVSAPAEPAPAVPVPAEPTPAMPAPAKPASAASAASPPRVDEEPTCIRTLPTLLDKVKVGENYVVAPLNLESADPFYAVFLQIVDGKAITEMRQEFNIVYNKRKMKPNFRPIAGDIVAARWSVDQEWQRSRVISVDERKGVFFMFHVDLGHSSHVTLPNIRPIDKKYCLLPELVIPCRLENLQAEQQERAVQHMSYCTNEEGMLDGQVKAVDNGVVVMAIPAISIRMGMNETTGTFTLAHMACITDSWFISHEEVIFIHFLITPSKFFAQPFSKMTAYDDLGKEMTKCYQTMPVNSDFKPDIGDVVAAPFEEDNRYYRSVVLAKDGETVQVRFIDWGNDQVVDLQRVYRLKDVFMKLPYGAFECSLAGVEPVGDQWTSDAIGYFAMLTGQNKLNLKVVEKSADLMIVEVMVGGGSSVNDMLVQQGVAKRVGGSSPAPRSVIVEAEGDPSSVVIRRNQIRQYKVMAGLSVQAIVVHQGDPENFYVHIATDDFIANLQALDEKINEYVARENAAYLPKCQEMVIAQWQGSWYRAAVVNVLDPQQIQVHFIDYGNDDVVSVKDVRKFCSEFMTPAMAIACSLANVKPPAGRVNKEQVDLYKSLVPADGRFMLKVICTAESSASVELYEFENPDICVNKDIAKLQAASGPARRIFPANNLERRTLSLNKATAVSVASISAVDLFVNIIDPVDWNSFMIFSAAIYEECLKLTAEDYQPVVGEVIAALFEAVWYRAEVRGVDSDGNVGVFFFDYGNWEVVPLSATRLLPEEMVTFPIQGIPCKLADVEPVGGKWSVDAQQVAKELFLSGEVVATSLQCLDGVHHIKLEVDKGGKIIDLGQMLVKCGHAVSTAPEPSRGNGGIPAGVVAPPANLSALQRQLQEQEEVIRMLRAKLQM, encoded by the exons GAAGGACTGGAGTACCTCTTTCAGAAGGTGGGCAAGATAAAGAGTTCGTATATTCATGATCAGAGAGCAGACAAAGACGATAAAGTAGG ATTTGTTAACTTCGAAACCCAACATGAGATGGAAGAAGCAATTCGAGTTTACAATGGCTACGAAATTGGCAGATTCAGGTTGCGCATTTCAGTGGCATTGACCaaggaggagaaggagaagagACGTGCAGATATTGCAGCCAGGTTGGCAAATGATTTGGATGATTATGACATGGATGAGGGTAGGGACAGCGCTAAGGAAAACAAGGCACCCCCACGAGGAAGGGAAAGTCGCCCACTGAGAGAAAATAGGTCATATCATCAG AATTCGTCATCACAACAGAATATGTTTCCAAG AAATCGCTTTGAATCTCGGGGGAAAGGTAGAGGATATAGCTTTGGAAACGATTATCCACGACCACAACG CGGGAATTTTTCCAATCCAGGATATTATCCAAATGAGGGCCCAATGATGCCCATGCAACAGATAGGCTATGGCCGGGGAAGTCCTGGTTGTATCCCTCCTCAACACATGCAGCAAG GTTTTATGGACTTTGCTGGTGCTGGACCCATGAACAGTATGGGAGGTATGATGTCACAGTATGGATTTGGCCGCGGTGGGGGCATGCCGTTCCAGGGTGGACGAGGAATAAGTCCTTATGGTGCGGTGAGCCCTGGCTTCAATCGAGGATATCCAGGGATGGGTGCTGGAGATTTTTCACAAGTTGGTCCTG TCTATAGTGATATGTCTGACCTGGATACCTCATTTGGTGCATATAGTGATATGCCACCTCCGGAAAGATTCAAGTCGAGTTTCCTAGAAAAAGCTGTAAATACGAAAGCTATGGCAATACCCAGAATTGAGGACCGAAAACCAGTTGCTCCACGGCCTCAGAAGAAGTGTTGTGTGTGTGAGGCACTGA CAAGAAAATACTGTAAGAAGTGTAAAATGCATTACTGTTCATCAGAATGTCAACGTAAGGATTGGGACGCGCATAAATCGATATGTGCTAAATTAGC GGAAAACAGCCGGTTTGAGGAACAATTTGACGTGGAAGTTGGTGAGGGTTTCATTGAGAAG CTCCAGAGGAAACTCGAACTGGTTGACTTGTCGTCGAATTCTGATGTCGGCGATGAGCTACGGAGG ATTGCCCCATACTATCTCCAAGAAGAG AGAAAGCGTGTATATCTGAGAGACTTCCCAATCCAGGAGTTACATGTAGGAGGTGAACAGGAGTTTGTGCCAGTCCATGTTGTCTATTTTGAGCAGCCAAGAGAATTTTATATTCAGTATAAACACAGCGCCAATTGGCGGCTATACGAGAAGAGCAAAGCGTCCATGGAACAG GTCTACTCGAGATCGACACCCACCGGCTATGTCCCGGAAGATGACGAAATTGTCGTCGTAGAAGACAGGAAACAGTGGAAGAGAGGTGCTATTCATACCGTCAGAACTGAAAAGGACAAAACTGTCAAATATGTTGTGCATCTTATCGATGAGGGTTCCAAGGTCGAGGTGCAAATCGACAAACTGCGCAGAGTGAATGAGGAGTTGACAAAGTTGCCTTGCCAG GCGGTGACTTGCTGCCTGAGTGACATCCAGCCAATGGATGGTGTGTTCTTTGGCAATGAGGCTTGTAACGTTACAATGAACTGGCTGAAGGCAAACGCATCAGTGCTGGAATGTCGTGTTGTGGGAAACTTTAACAATAA GAGACATGTGTTGCTCAGAGCTAACAATGTCATGCTCCACACGTTCCTTCTTGAGAAAAAGTTGGTGGCAGTGCGCGAGCTGGCAAGTAGGGCATCGCAAAACAACAAGAGGACTGAGTGTTCACCAGCCCAGGGTCCGAGACAACTTGACAACGCCAGGTCACCTGGAGAGCAGAATGAGAAAGTTCTGTCTGATGCCAGAGA GAGGAATACATCGAAAGATTCTTCAAAAACCCAATCTGACTCGTCAACAAAAACAAGAGCTCCATCTGGCAAATTCACTGTCAACTCCATTGAAAGTATTTACAAATCCGGAAGTTATTTCAAAGGGATACCTATCGAATGCAAATCGCCCACTGACTTCTGGGTGCAGGTCTGTTGCTTGGACAGCAAGATCGAGAAATATAAGGAATTGTTTGCCGACTTGAACAAGAGGTTTTACGGTGTGAAGAACACTACCTACAG ACCAGAAGTTGGTGACTTCATCATCGCACCTTATGATAGGGAGTCGAGTCGTGCTTGCGTCCTTGACATGAGAAATGACAAGTTCAAAGTCCGATTCATTGATTTTGGGAACACAGCGGTCGTCCCTCTGGAAGATGTTCATCCCGCTGATTTCAATTCCTCCTACCTGTATTCGGTCGGTGTGAACTGTGCATTGGCAGGTGTTGAGGAGGTCAAGACTGAACCATGGTCGCAGTTTGCCATCGATACATTCTTCTCATCTTTTGAGAAGGATGTGTCAGTGGAATTTAAGGTTGTGAAGCGATCACAGGATATCTTAGAAGTTGAAGTGCACTGTGAAGGCAGGCTCTTGAATGAAGAATTTGTGAGGAGATGCAAGAATGGTCCGTCACCAGACAGACCGTTAGGAAAGGGAGCCAAGAAATCCACACCAAAGAGAAATTCCCAACAAAAGACTGGAAAACAGAAGAAGGGTTCTTCTCCCAAGAACTCCCAGACCGCGAAGGGGTCGCCACCAAGGAAGGAATCGCCAACTGCCACTCAATCCAAGCCTGCTGCAGTTCAACAGCCCAAACCCAGAGCCCAAGCTATTAAGCCTACGATTCCAGCCAGGCGAATGGAGTTAGGAGAACCCTTCCAAGCTCTACCTGTTGTCGTCATCAGCGCTGAGGAGTTCTACGTTCAGCCAATGGCCGCTGCAGAGGAATACGGAGCCTTGTGTGACGCCATGGAAGAGTACTACAGTCAACACGCTAGCCCTGTGAG TGCGGCTGTTGGTGAGCTAGTTGTTGCTCCGTTCTTGGGCCAGTTCTACCGAGGACGTGTTGAGAATGTTGACACCGGGACTGGCAATGTTGTTGTCCATTTCTTAGATTTTGGGAATAAGGATCCCGTTGAAAAGGACAAGATATTTGCGATACAACCAGAATTCATGGCAACCCCCTTGATCGCTCTTTCATGCCGATTGGCCAACGCTCCGAATGGCTGGAGCTGTGGTGACAATGCTATTGCAACGATCAAGGAACTGATCCCTGAGAACACTGAAATTGTGACGACAGTTGTTGAGTACGTCGGTGATGGTGCTGTTGTCGATTTCCAGACAGGTTCAACAACAGTTAGTGCCATTATGACGGAGGCAGGGTTTGCCAAGGAAGCGTCTGCCAAAAATGCTGTTGGCCCAACAGCTTCACCGGTATCAGTTCCAGTACCATCCAGACCAGCACCAGAACGCATCCCAGTAGCCAGCAGACGTCAAGCGTCGCCGAATCTGAAGTATGTTGTGGAACGTCTAGCGATTGGGGAAGAGTATCAAGGGTTGGTCACCCATTGTGTCAGCCCGGCTGAAATCTACGTCCAGACAGTTCTGGCAGACATTGTGCAGGATTTCGTTGACATGTCCGGTCCCTTGGTCGCCAAGTATAGTGCCCTTGGACCAAACACAACATTCAG ACCGTCTCTTGGTGAGTTAGTCGCCACAACATTTGCTGGGGATTGGTGCCGTGCCCAAGTGCTCACCGTCAGTGGGAACCAGTGCACTCTTTATTTCATTGACTATGGTAATGAAGAGGCGGTTCTCATTGAGAACGTCTACAACTTAGATGCAGAGTTCCTGACATGTGTTGTCCCCGTTGTCCAGTGTCGCGTTGCCGGAATAAATGGCACAGCGAATGGTTCATGGAGTGGTAGTGATATTGCGGCGTTTGGCGAGATGGTCTTGAATAATGCTATCTACATCATTGAGGTGGTGGCTATCGAGGGCGGTGTTGTAGATGTTGACATCTTTGACTGTGAGAGGACGAGGAATTTTAGAAGCGAGCTACTAATGGGTGGACATGCTGTTGAAGCCGGTTGTCCTGTTGTCGTGTCTGCACCAGCCGAGCCTGCCCCAGCCGTACCTGTCCCAGCCGAGCCTACCCCAGCCATGCCTGCCCCTGCCAAGCCTGCCTCTGCGGCAAGTGCGGCATCGCCTCCAAGAGTTGATGAGGAACCTACTTGCATCAG GACACTCCCCACATTGCTGGATAAAGTCAAAGTTGGCGAAAACTATGTTGTCGCTCCATTGAATTTGGAGTCCGCTGACCCATTTTATGCCGTTTTCCTTCAAATTGTTGATGGAAAAGCTATCACTGAAATGAGGCAAGAGTTCAATATTGTCTACAACAAAAGGAAAATGAAGCCAAACTTCAG ACCAATAGCTGGTGACATTGTGGCGGCAAGATGGAGCGTCGATCAAGAATGGCAGCGGTCCCGCGTCATTTCCGTAGACGAGAGAAAGGGCGTGTTCTTCATGTTTCATGTGGATCTGGGGCACAGCAGTCATGTGACATTGCCAAACATTCGACCGATCGACAAGAAGTATTGCTTGCTACCGGAGTTGGTTATTCCGTGTCGACTGGAGAATTTGCAGGCGGAACAGCAAGAGAGGGCTGTGCAGCACATGTCGTATTGTACAAACGAAGAAGGGATGTTGGACGGTCAGGTCAAGGCCGTTGATAATGGGGTCGTCGTCATGGCGATCCCTGCAATTAGCATACGGATGGGAATGAATGAAACAACTGG CACCTTCACCCTGGCGCACATGGCGTGCATAACAGACAGTTGGTTCATCAGCCACGAAGAAGTCATCTTCATCCACTTCCTCATCACGCCGAGCAAATTCTTTGCTCAGCCGTTTAGCAAGATGACGGCGTATGATGACCTTGGGAAAGAGATGACAAAATGTTATCAAACGATGCCTGTCAACTCTGATTTCAA GCCAGACATTGGAGACGTGGTGGCCGCTCCCTTCGAGGAGGACAACAGATACTACAGGTCTGTAGTCCTTGCCAAAGATGGTGAAACTGTCCAAGTACGTTTCATAGATTGGGGAAACGACCAGGTGGTCGACCTGCAGCGTGTGTACAGACTGAAAGATGTCTTCATGAAGCTCCCCTATGGCGCGTTTGAATGCAGTCTAGCTGGAGTCGAACCTGTTGGTGATCAGTGGACATCAGACGCCATTGGTTATTTCGCGATGTTAACGGGACAGAATAAGTTGAACTTGAAAGTGGTCGAGAAGAGTGCGGATTTGATGATTGTCGAGGTCATGGTCGGTGGAGGGTCATCTGTCAATGATATGTTGGTGCAGCAAGGTGTTGCTAAAAGAGTGGGAGGTAGTTCCCCTGCTCCTAGGTCTGTCATCGTCGAGGCTGAAGGTGACCCGTCGTCAGTAGTCATCAGGAGGAACCAGATTCGGCAATACAAGGTAATGGCTGGATTATCCGTCCAGGCCATTGTGGTGCATCAAGGAGACCCGGAGAATTTCTACGTGCATATTGCAACCGATGACTTCATTGCTAATTTACAAGCTCTTGATGAGAAAATCAATGAATACGTCGCCAGGGAAAATGCGGCTTACCTACCGAAGTGTCAAGAAATGGTCATCGCTCAATGGCAAGGCTCGTGGTACAGAGCAGCTGTTGTTAATGTACTGGATCCACAACAAATTCAAGTGCACTTCATTGATTATGGCAATGACGATGTAGTCTCTGTAAAGGACGTTCGCAAATTCTGCTCGGAATTCATGACCCCGGCTATGGCTATCGCGTGCTCCCTTGCCAATGTTAAGCCACCTGCAGGCCGTGTGAACAAGGAGCAAGTGGACTTATACAAGAGTTTGGTGCCAGCAGATGGCCGGTTTATGTTGAAGGTCATCTGTACAGCAGAGTCGTCTGCAAGCGTCGAGCTGTACGAATTTGAAAATCCTGACATCTGTGTCAACAAAGACATTGCTAAGTTACAGGCTGCCTCGGGACCTGCAAGACGGATATTTCCTGCCAACAATTTAGAAAGGAGAACTTTAAGTCTGAACAAGGCCACTGCAGTCAGCGTTGCCTCCATCAGTGCTGTGGATCTGTTTGTCAATATCATTGATCCAG TAGATTGGAACAGCTTCATGAtcttcagtgctgccatctatgaaGAGTGCCTAAAGCTTACTGCTGAAGATTATCAGCCAGTCGTTGGTGAGGTGATTGCTGCTCTATTTGAAG CGGTGTGGTACCGAGCTGAAGTAAGAGGTGTCGACAGTGATGGGAACGTTGGTGTGTTCTTCTTCGATTACGGCAACTGGGAAGTAGTACCGCTCTCCGCCACCAGGTTACTCCCCGAGGAAATGGTAACGTTTCCCATTCAAGGCATACCATGTAAACTGGCAG ATGTTGAGCCAGTTGGTGGCAAGTGGAGTGTGGATGCTCAGCAAGTCGCCAAAGAGTTATTCCTGTCCGGTGAGGTAGTCGCCACATCTCTGCAATGCCTTGACGGTGTCCATCACATCAAACTAGAAGTCGACAAAGGTGGCAAAATCATAGACCTTG GTCAGATGCTGGTGAAGTGCGGCCATGCTGTCTCCACCGCGCCAGAGCCGTCCAGGGGAAATGGGGGAATCCCAGCCGGCGTTGTGGCTCCTCCCGCAAACT TGAGCGCTCTCCAACGTCAGCTGCAGGAACAGGAGGAAGTGATCAGAATGCTGCGAGCAAAGCTGCAAATGTAG